The Methanoculleus thermophilus genome includes a window with the following:
- a CDS encoding Zn-ribbon domain-containing protein — MPHKCTQCGREFEDGSTKILKGCPSCGGKKFLYIREAERHDDVLKEKTVSEIVRETGRDVLEVRPDRQRKEIEVFDRIESIRILGPGSYELNIEKLAKSDEFVVGLEKEGKYVVDILSMARKKK, encoded by the coding sequence ATGCCTCACAAGTGTACGCAATGCGGTAGGGAGTTTGAAGACGGTTCGACGAAGATCTTGAAAGGATGCCCTAGTTGCGGTGGGAAGAAATTTCTCTACATTCGTGAGGCTGAACGACACGACGATGTGCTGAAAGAAAAAACCGTCAGTGAGATCGTGAGGGAGACCGGGCGCGATGTACTTGAGGTCCGGCCGGATCGACAGAGGAAGGAGATCGAGGTCTTTGACCGGATTGAGAGCATCCGGATCCTTGGCCCCGGATCATACGAGTTGAATATTGAGAAATTGGCAAAATCTGACGAATTTGTCGTTGGTCTTGAAAAAGAGGGGAAGTATGTGGTCGATATTCTCTCTATGGCTCGTAAAAAAAAGTAA
- a CDS encoding DUF2073 domain-containing protein → MIQGVQIDLISAERLDRLTGMEKIRLILDDVMEGNIVILEKGLAPDEQSKLIEITMREITPDGFSGIEMETYPVKDVQEGFLSRLLGGKRSEARLTVIGPANQLKTIKKEKDLISAWISSSR, encoded by the coding sequence ATGATACAGGGTGTACAGATAGACCTTATCTCGGCAGAACGCCTTGACCGGCTTACAGGCATGGAGAAGATTCGTCTGATCCTCGACGATGTTATGGAGGGCAACATCGTTATCCTGGAAAAGGGCCTCGCGCCGGATGAGCAGAGCAAACTTATTGAGATTACGATGCGGGAGATCACGCCTGACGGGTTTAGCGGTATCGAGATGGAGACCTACCCTGTCAAAGACGTCCAGGAAGGTTTTCTCTCAAGGCTCCTTGGCGGGAAACGTTCTGAAGCCCGGCTAACGGTTATTGGGCCTGCAAACCAGCTCAAGACTATAAAGAAGGAGAAAGATCTCATCAGCGCATGGATCTCTTCCTCAAGGTGA
- a CDS encoding Era-like GTP-binding protein has protein sequence MSILVRTKQRISRILQAFFGKRTRRIGIYGPPNAGKTTLANRIVRDWIGDAVGPVSEVPHETRRVRRKENITITGSNGHAITFDIVDTPGVTTKIDYNEFLEYGFEKEEAIKRAREATEGVAEAMHWLREDIDGVIYMLDSTQDPFQQVNIMMVGIIESRNLPVLIVANKIDLPDASPARIKSAFPQHPVVAISGLEGSNVDELYETMASYFG, from the coding sequence ATGAGCATATTAGTTCGTACAAAACAAAGGATCTCCCGAATCCTTCAGGCGTTCTTTGGGAAGCGGACCCGTCGCATTGGGATCTATGGCCCGCCCAATGCCGGCAAAACGACGCTTGCCAACAGGATCGTCCGGGATTGGATTGGGGACGCAGTCGGGCCTGTCAGCGAGGTGCCTCACGAAACCCGTCGTGTGCGCCGTAAGGAGAATATAACCATCACGGGCAGCAACGGTCACGCGATCACCTTTGATATCGTCGATACGCCGGGTGTGACAACCAAGATCGACTACAATGAGTTTCTCGAGTACGGTTTCGAGAAAGAGGAGGCGATCAAGCGGGCGCGGGAGGCAACCGAAGGAGTTGCCGAGGCGATGCACTGGCTCCGGGAGGACATTGATGGTGTCATCTATATGCTTGATTCCACACAGGACCCGTTCCAGCAGGTGAACATCATGATGGTGGGGATTATTGAGAGCAGAAATCTCCCGGTTTTGATTGTCGCAAACAAGATTGATCTTCCCGATGCGTCACCTGCGCGGATCAAGAGTGCGTTTCCCCAGCACCCCGTGGTCGCCATATCGGGTCTAGAGGGGAGCAATGTAGACGAACTATATGAAACGATGGCATCCTATTTTGGGTGA